From the Sandaracinaceae bacterium genome, one window contains:
- a CDS encoding glycosyltransferase: MKISRSPRVTDRRGVARSDATGLNREGALDAVSDGTGEGVLFWYGAPHVAVALNSRRYRIDNRLERLPMARSFTGRTLPDEVLEGIHTVVSVRAYVDRKAARQLAQLRARGLHLIADYDDLLFACPPRDFPGYHQTLLKRRVVKKLDTYRCGLTHFDAFTASTTPIAEALRAARPDAPVATIPNRPSPAWFARGWSRFGDDRWQHGGPLVLRYLPGSPSHDHDFAVIADPMAEFLRRHDDVNFEVVGYLRFDSTHFPKGRVRHLAKVDYEAFAGVLVSTWINLVPLAPTVYSQARSALKILEAAGFGVPSIASPSVDNASVGGPSSLVTFARTPTEWLDALEAAYDETRSASAPVRAPFQAPPSWDVVERRGDTPRWETSNSPWRG, encoded by the coding sequence ATGAAGATTTCGCGATCGCCCAGAGTGACTGACCGCCGCGGTGTCGCCCGCTCCGACGCGACCGGGCTGAATCGCGAGGGAGCGCTCGACGCCGTCTCCGACGGGACGGGCGAGGGGGTGCTGTTTTGGTACGGTGCGCCGCACGTCGCCGTCGCGCTGAACTCGCGCCGCTATCGCATCGACAACCGCCTCGAGCGCCTCCCCATGGCGCGCTCCTTCACCGGCCGCACGCTCCCGGACGAGGTGCTTGAGGGTATCCACACTGTCGTGTCGGTGCGTGCGTACGTGGATCGAAAAGCAGCGCGCCAGCTCGCCCAGCTGCGGGCTCGTGGCCTTCACCTCATAGCGGACTACGACGACCTGCTCTTCGCGTGCCCGCCGAGGGACTTCCCCGGCTACCACCAGACGCTGTTGAAGCGTCGCGTCGTCAAGAAGCTCGACACCTACCGGTGCGGCCTCACGCACTTTGACGCTTTCACCGCGTCCACCACCCCCATCGCGGAGGCGCTGCGCGCTGCGCGGCCTGACGCGCCCGTCGCGACGATCCCGAACCGACCCTCACCCGCGTGGTTCGCGCGCGGCTGGAGCCGCTTCGGCGACGACCGCTGGCAGCACGGAGGCCCCCTCGTGCTGCGCTACCTCCCTGGTTCCCCGAGCCATGATCACGACTTCGCGGTCATCGCCGACCCCATGGCGGAGTTCCTGCGGCGGCACGATGACGTGAACTTCGAGGTCGTCGGATACCTCCGCTTCGATTCCACACATTTCCCGAAAGGCCGGGTCCGGCATCTTGCGAAGGTGGACTACGAGGCCTTCGCCGGCGTTCTGGTCTCGACGTGGATCAACCTCGTCCCGCTCGCCCCCACCGTCTACAGTCAGGCTCGCTCCGCGCTCAAGATCCTCGAGGCGGCCGGGTTCGGTGTGCCGAGCATCGCCTCGCCCAGCGTCGACAACGCAAGCGTCGGCGGGCCATCGAGTCTCGTCACCTTCGCGCGGACGCCCACCGAGTGGTTGGACGCGCTCGAGGCCGCCTACGACGAGACGAGGAGCGCATCTGCTCCGGTGCGAGCGCCATTTCAGGCGCCCCCCTCGTGGGACGTCGTCGAACGGCGGGGCGACACCCCCCGGTGGGAGACTTCAAACAGTCCCTGGCGGGGGTGA
- a CDS encoding trypsin-like peptidase domain-containing protein, with translation MSDSLRRPLPAALSLFVLAASLSASTDTRAQVGSTTAPLIQGTASLVEAYDPVAPSALAAVVIETQAALMLTSALTLTETTAALNPSPTLSELWQLCPGEPFEEQPTAAFCSGTLIAPDLLLTAEHCVPNERSCDALSVVFDYRYTSAGVLAPLERDDVYACDRILASDGDGDYALIRLDRPVVGRTPAQPRFTDPKSCLGVAPEDRVWAAGFPSGVPLKLDLGDVTADRPVGVWVDDASVTSRQFFRGRFDLFAGMDGGGVFNYELDAADAGVVGTVELVGFLSAGRADYARTDDGCFANVRVSDDGSELAGHVIQPLVALCNRRSDYPTLCPATVSRCPPGGDLVVGTDAGMRAFPPSTGCGCRVPGTAATTHGEDGRGLLLTLGALMLVLLRARRRYSRTSPRAKILAT, from the coding sequence ATGTCCGACTCCCTTCGACGCCCCTTACCAGCCGCTCTCTCCTTGTTCGTGCTGGCGGCGTCGCTGTCCGCCTCGACCGACACCCGCGCGCAGGTTGGCAGCACCACCGCGCCACTGATCCAGGGCACCGCCTCGCTGGTGGAGGCCTACGACCCCGTGGCCCCGTCCGCGCTCGCCGCCGTGGTCATCGAGACCCAGGCAGCGCTGATGCTCACCAGCGCGCTCACCCTCACCGAGACCACGGCCGCGCTGAACCCCTCGCCCACGCTCAGCGAGCTGTGGCAGCTGTGCCCGGGGGAGCCCTTCGAGGAGCAGCCCACCGCCGCGTTCTGCTCGGGCACGCTGATTGCGCCGGACCTCTTGCTCACCGCCGAGCACTGCGTGCCCAACGAGCGCAGCTGCGACGCGCTCTCGGTGGTCTTCGACTACCGCTACACCAGCGCCGGCGTGCTGGCGCCGCTCGAGCGCGACGATGTGTACGCGTGCGACCGTATCCTGGCCTCGGACGGCGACGGCGACTACGCGCTCATTCGGCTGGACCGCCCCGTGGTGGGCCGAACCCCGGCGCAGCCGCGCTTCACGGACCCCAAGAGCTGCCTTGGAGTGGCCCCGGAAGATCGCGTGTGGGCGGCCGGGTTTCCCTCCGGCGTGCCGCTGAAGCTCGACCTCGGCGACGTCACGGCCGACCGGCCCGTGGGCGTGTGGGTGGACGACGCGAGCGTCACCAGCCGCCAGTTCTTCCGCGGCCGCTTCGATTTGTTCGCCGGCATGGATGGCGGCGGCGTGTTCAACTACGAGCTCGACGCCGCAGATGCTGGGGTAGTTGGCACCGTCGAGCTGGTGGGCTTCCTCTCGGCCGGGCGCGCGGACTACGCCCGCACCGACGACGGCTGCTTCGCGAACGTGCGCGTGAGCGACGACGGCAGCGAGCTGGCGGGGCACGTCATCCAGCCGCTGGTCGCGCTGTGCAACCGGCGCTCCGACTACCCCACGCTCTGCCCGGCCACGGTCAGCCGCTGCCCGCCGGGGGGGGACCTGGTCGTGGGCACGGATGCTGGCATGCGCGCCTTCCCGCCCTCCACCGGCTGCGGCTGCCGTGTGCCGGGCACAGCGGCCACCACCCACGGCGAGGATGGCAGGGGCCTGCTCCTCACGCTGGGGGCGCTGATGTTGGTGCTGCTGCGGGCCCGGCGGCGCTACTCGCGCACGTCGCCGCGCGCGAAGATACTGGCCACGTAG
- a CDS encoding serine protein kinase, whose product MSDMVSRIAALQDYDRYRDLHWEGSFEDYLSIVRERPEVTRTAFQRAYDMILSYGEEEYLDNKKRLVRYPFFQDPIDKGKDAIFGLDIPLMRLVHVLRAAAQGYGPERRVILLHGPVGSSKSTIARLLKKGIEHYSRTPAGALYTYEWINLKETGIAGDEDVFPCPMHEEPLRLIPPEWRADAARELNLGDDRTRIDRNIKGDLNPASRFIFKHLLDRHKGDWGAMVKQHVRVKRLLLSEQDRVGIGTFQPKDEKNQDSTELTGDINYRKIAEYGSDSDPRAFNFDGEFNVANRGIIEFVEVLKLDVAFLYDLLGATQEHMIKPKKFAQTHIDEVIIGHTNEAEYKKLLNNEFMEALRDRTIKIDIPYITKMSEEIRIYQKDFSSERLRGKHVAPHTLEVAAMWAVLTRLEEPKKHELGLLAKAKLYDGKILPGYTQDNVKELRKETTREGLDGMSPRFVQDKISNALVRDGSEGYINPFMILNELEKGLRASLIVNDDARKGYAELIGVVKAEYDEIVKNEVQRAISADEEAIARLCANYIDNIRAYLMKQKVKNKYTGKDEEPDERLMRSVESKIDINEARKDDFRREIMNFIGHLALEGKKFTYDTNDRLRRALEMKLFEDQKDSIKLSSFVSNVIDKETQDKIDVIKNRLIKYYGYNEASATDVLAYVASIFARGDVRE is encoded by the coding sequence ATGAGCGACATGGTTTCGCGGATCGCCGCGCTTCAGGACTACGACCGGTACAGGGACCTTCACTGGGAGGGCTCCTTCGAGGACTACCTGAGCATCGTGCGCGAGCGGCCGGAGGTCACCCGCACTGCGTTCCAGCGCGCCTACGACATGATCCTGTCGTACGGCGAGGAGGAGTACCTCGACAACAAGAAGCGCCTGGTGCGCTACCCGTTCTTCCAGGACCCCATCGACAAGGGCAAGGACGCCATCTTCGGGCTGGACATCCCGCTCATGCGGCTGGTGCACGTGCTGCGCGCCGCGGCCCAGGGCTACGGCCCCGAGCGGCGCGTCATCCTGCTGCATGGGCCGGTGGGCTCGTCCAAGAGCACCATCGCGCGCCTGCTGAAGAAGGGCATCGAGCACTACTCGCGCACGCCCGCGGGCGCGCTCTACACCTACGAGTGGATCAACCTGAAGGAGACGGGCATCGCCGGCGACGAGGACGTGTTCCCGTGCCCCATGCACGAGGAGCCGCTGCGCCTGATCCCGCCCGAGTGGCGCGCCGACGCCGCGCGCGAGCTGAACCTGGGCGACGACCGCACGCGCATCGACCGCAACATCAAGGGGGACCTCAACCCCGCGTCGCGCTTCATCTTCAAGCACCTGCTGGACCGTCACAAGGGCGACTGGGGTGCCATGGTCAAGCAGCACGTGCGCGTGAAGCGCCTGTTGCTCAGCGAGCAGGACCGCGTGGGCATCGGCACGTTCCAGCCCAAGGACGAGAAGAACCAGGACAGCACGGAGCTCACGGGCGACATCAACTACCGCAAGATCGCGGAGTACGGCTCGGACTCGGACCCGCGCGCCTTCAACTTCGACGGCGAGTTCAACGTCGCCAACCGCGGCATCATCGAGTTCGTGGAGGTGCTGAAGCTGGACGTCGCCTTCCTGTACGACCTCTTGGGGGCCACCCAAGAGCACATGATCAAGCCCAAGAAGTTCGCGCAGACGCACATCGACGAGGTGATCATCGGCCACACCAACGAGGCCGAGTACAAGAAGCTCCTGAACAACGAGTTCATGGAGGCGCTGCGCGACCGCACCATCAAGATCGACATCCCGTACATCACCAAGATGAGCGAGGAGATCCGCATCTATCAGAAGGACTTCAGCTCCGAGCGCCTGCGCGGCAAGCACGTGGCGCCGCACACGCTGGAAGTGGCCGCCATGTGGGCCGTGCTCACGCGCCTCGAGGAGCCCAAGAAGCACGAGCTGGGGCTGCTGGCCAAGGCCAAGCTCTACGACGGGAAGATCCTGCCCGGCTATACGCAGGACAACGTGAAGGAGCTGCGCAAGGAGACCACGCGCGAGGGCCTCGACGGCATGAGCCCGCGCTTCGTGCAGGACAAGATCAGCAACGCGCTCGTGCGCGACGGCAGCGAGGGCTACATCAACCCGTTCATGATCCTGAACGAGCTCGAGAAGGGCCTGCGCGCGTCGCTCATCGTGAACGACGACGCCCGCAAGGGCTACGCCGAGCTGATTGGCGTGGTGAAGGCCGAGTACGACGAGATCGTGAAGAACGAGGTGCAGCGCGCCATCAGCGCCGACGAAGAGGCCATCGCGCGGCTTTGCGCCAACTACATCGACAACATCCGCGCGTACTTGATGAAGCAGAAGGTGAAGAACAAGTACACCGGCAAGGACGAGGAACCGGACGAGCGCCTGATGCGCTCCGTGGAGAGCAAGATCGACATCAACGAGGCGCGCAAAGACGACTTCCGGCGCGAGATCATGAACTTCATCGGGCACCTGGCGCTCGAGGGCAAGAAGTTCACGTACGACACCAACGACCGTCTGCGGCGCGCGCTCGAGATGAAGCTGTTCGAGGACCAGAAGGACAGCATCAAGCTCAGCAGCTTCGTGTCCAACGTCATCGACAAGGAGACGCAGGACAAGATCGACGTCATCAAGAACCGTCTGATCAAGTACTACGGCTACAACGAGGCGAGCGCGACCGACGTGCTGGCCTACGTGGCCAGTATCTTCGCGCGCGGCGACGTGCGCGAGTAG
- a CDS encoding metallophosphoesterase, which yields MRTLMLALVLGLLAGCDDEGVDDGYVRLVLLPDTQCYTRFAPEVMEAQARFIERQQERMNIVHVAHLGDITDLGTEEEWQRARSALLPLFGSVSMTLVSGNHDLGENGSANTRASRMDSTFAPAELMVSDTFDGGVQNSFTLVEDRLLVLGLEFAPRAAVVEWASGVLAAHPERAAIVVTHAYLGPDGERYDHLGDAPQDFSPYQYGVASGGDVHDGEELWQALISQHENVVMVVSGHVPQGFEVLLSEGAGGHEVVQLMADYQRGTACDPNGTDGQGYLLLLELPEDGVGDIRVRSYSPFRERWHPDHHAMFADWGPRFQQVGSRLMADLGLTP from the coding sequence ATGAGAACGCTCATGCTGGCGTTGGTGCTCGGCCTGCTCGCCGGGTGCGACGATGAGGGGGTCGACGACGGCTACGTGCGGCTGGTGCTGCTGCCCGACACGCAGTGCTACACGCGCTTCGCGCCCGAGGTGATGGAGGCGCAGGCGCGCTTCATCGAGCGCCAGCAGGAGCGCATGAACATCGTGCACGTGGCGCACCTGGGCGACATCACGGACCTCGGCACCGAGGAGGAGTGGCAGCGCGCCCGCAGCGCCCTGCTGCCGCTGTTCGGGAGCGTGTCCATGACGCTGGTGAGCGGCAACCACGACCTCGGTGAGAACGGCAGCGCCAACACGCGGGCATCGCGCATGGACAGCACCTTCGCCCCAGCCGAGCTCATGGTGAGCGACACGTTCGATGGGGGTGTGCAGAACAGCTTCACGCTGGTGGAGGACAGGCTGCTGGTGCTGGGCCTCGAGTTCGCGCCGCGCGCCGCCGTGGTGGAGTGGGCCAGCGGCGTGCTCGCCGCCCACCCGGAGCGGGCCGCCATCGTGGTGACGCATGCCTATCTGGGTCCGGATGGTGAGCGCTACGACCACCTCGGGGACGCCCCGCAAGACTTCAGCCCCTACCAATATGGTGTGGCCAGCGGCGGCGACGTGCACGACGGCGAGGAGCTCTGGCAAGCGCTCATCAGCCAGCACGAGAACGTGGTCATGGTGGTCTCGGGCCACGTGCCGCAGGGCTTCGAAGTGCTGCTCAGCGAGGGCGCGGGCGGCCACGAGGTGGTGCAGCTGATGGCGGACTACCAGCGGGGCACGGCCTGTGACCCCAACGGCACCGATGGCCAAGGCTACTTGTTGCTGCTCGAGCTGCCCGAAGACGGCGTGGGCGACATCCGGGTGCGCTCGTACTCGCCGTTTCGAGAGCGCTGGCATCCGGACCACCACGCGATGTTCGCCGACTGGGGGCCCCGCTTCCAGCAAGTGGGATCACGCTTGATGGCGGACCTCGGACTGACCCCCTGA
- a CDS encoding sulfotransferase: MRETSTDYQHPFRPPPVAALNRLAAMLGRDDGRLDAHAMVRGAEKATGLSDFGPEFDIRPLEKLCESVAAEAHLTPVGLAITRGRLTAILQNRLRAEALFAQHPEILRYEPKAPIIIAGLQRTGTTMLHRLLSADPHLRALAGYEVLDPVPPSERRTKLLGRDPRLLQAKLAERALAYLAPDFFAIHPVEAESPEEEVMLLDYTFLSTVPEATLRVPSFSSWLEDQDQGPAYRYLRRLLKLLAWKQEGRRFVLKTPHHLEWFDTLLEVFPDAKIVQTHRDPLQTTASFCSMVTHGRGVFSDQVDPLEVGRDWTNKVVRMITRATEARERHDASHFLDVSYYDLMRDPLVQMERIYAFAGQPFDASTRAGIEASHESSPQHRYGKHVYKLESFGLEAEALNARFATYRERFQIPREDRR, translated from the coding sequence ATGCGCGAGACCTCCACCGACTACCAGCACCCCTTCCGTCCGCCGCCTGTCGCCGCGCTCAACCGCTTGGCTGCCATGCTGGGCCGCGATGATGGACGCCTCGACGCCCACGCCATGGTGCGCGGCGCCGAGAAGGCCACCGGCCTGTCCGACTTCGGGCCCGAATTCGACATCAGGCCGCTCGAGAAGCTGTGTGAGAGCGTGGCGGCCGAGGCGCACCTCACGCCCGTGGGCTTGGCCATCACGCGCGGCCGGCTGACCGCCATCCTGCAGAACCGCCTGCGCGCCGAGGCGCTCTTCGCGCAGCACCCCGAGATCCTGCGGTACGAGCCGAAGGCGCCCATCATCATCGCGGGCTTGCAGCGCACCGGCACCACCATGCTTCATCGCCTGCTTTCAGCCGACCCGCACCTGCGCGCGCTGGCGGGCTACGAGGTGCTGGACCCGGTGCCGCCGTCAGAGCGCCGCACCAAGCTGCTGGGGCGAGACCCGCGCTTGCTGCAGGCCAAGCTGGCCGAGCGCGCGCTCGCGTATCTGGCGCCGGACTTCTTCGCCATCCACCCGGTGGAGGCCGAGTCGCCCGAAGAAGAGGTCATGCTGCTGGACTACACGTTCCTGAGCACCGTACCCGAGGCCACCCTGCGTGTGCCCAGCTTCTCGAGCTGGCTCGAGGACCAGGACCAGGGCCCCGCCTACCGCTACCTGCGCCGGCTGCTCAAGCTGTTGGCGTGGAAACAGGAGGGCCGCCGGTTCGTGCTGAAGACGCCGCACCACCTCGAGTGGTTCGACACGTTGCTGGAAGTGTTCCCGGACGCGAAGATCGTGCAGACGCACCGCGACCCGCTGCAGACCACCGCGTCGTTCTGCAGCATGGTCACGCACGGCCGCGGGGTGTTCAGCGACCAGGTGGACCCGCTCGAGGTGGGGCGCGACTGGACCAACAAGGTGGTGCGCATGATCACGCGCGCGACCGAGGCGCGTGAGCGCCACGACGCCTCGCACTTCCTGGACGTGTCCTACTACGACCTGATGAGGGATCCGCTGGTGCAGATGGAGCGCATCTACGCGTTCGCCGGCCAGCCCTTCGACGCGTCCACGCGTGCGGGCATCGAGGCCTCCCACGAGAGCAGCCCGCAGCATCGCTATGGCAAGCACGTGTACAAGCTCGAGAGCTTCGGGCTCGAGGCCGAGGCGCTGAACGCGCGCTTCGCGACGTACCGCGAACGCTTCCAGATCCCGCGCGAAGACCGGCGCTAG
- a CDS encoding VWA domain-containing protein, with the protein MTGCVVEAPPPPGAAPDLGTDNGLVVDPNACEVVSVEATREAPSVLVLLDRSGSMYVPPLDRWTPAVSAINQVVSTHEGGIAFGLGIFGEGYGCGSGRVRIPPGPGTAADIASQLSGDPAMVTGGGTPTAAMLELAARYYATRGGDGPRYVVLVTDGAPNCNALQSGRTRCICTLTDCESTPSPWLGCLDDRNTIDAVGALAAAGIPTWVIGYDTPELANTLDAMALAGGTGRSTYIPVEDQATLSAALDGIAAELVSCAFTLSAAPGDPSYVRVLLDGAAVPHGSQMPASGSLDPAITGTFVIEGGNRVRLEGAACERLQDGQPHDLTITRECEPVIFE; encoded by the coding sequence ATGACGGGTTGCGTGGTGGAGGCGCCGCCTCCTCCGGGCGCGGCGCCGGACCTCGGGACGGACAACGGCCTCGTCGTGGACCCGAACGCCTGCGAGGTGGTCTCGGTCGAGGCCACGCGCGAGGCGCCCTCGGTGCTGGTGCTGCTGGACCGCTCGGGCAGCATGTACGTGCCCCCGCTCGACCGCTGGACGCCCGCCGTGTCGGCCATCAATCAGGTGGTGAGCACGCACGAGGGCGGCATCGCCTTTGGGCTCGGCATCTTCGGTGAGGGCTATGGCTGCGGCAGCGGGCGCGTGCGCATACCCCCCGGGCCGGGCACGGCCGCGGACATCGCCAGCCAGCTGAGCGGCGACCCGGCCATGGTGACGGGGGGCGGGACCCCCACGGCCGCCATGCTGGAGCTCGCCGCGCGGTACTACGCCACCCGCGGCGGCGACGGCCCGCGTTACGTGGTGCTGGTCACGGACGGCGCCCCCAACTGCAACGCGCTCCAGTCCGGGCGCACGCGCTGCATCTGCACCCTCACGGACTGCGAGAGCACGCCCAGCCCCTGGCTGGGTTGCCTGGACGACCGCAACACCATCGACGCGGTGGGAGCCCTGGCCGCTGCGGGCATCCCCACCTGGGTCATCGGCTACGACACGCCCGAGCTGGCCAACACGCTCGATGCGATGGCGCTCGCCGGGGGCACCGGGCGGAGCACCTACATCCCCGTGGAAGATCAGGCCACGCTCTCGGCGGCCCTCGACGGCATCGCCGCCGAGCTGGTCAGCTGCGCGTTCACGCTGTCGGCGGCTCCTGGCGACCCATCCTACGTGCGCGTCCTGCTAGACGGCGCCGCGGTGCCGCATGGCTCGCAGATGCCGGCGAGCGGGAGCCTCGACCCCGCCATCACCGGCACGTTCGTCATCGAGGGTGGCAACCGCGTCCGCCTCGAGGGCGCCGCCTGCGAGCGCCTCCAAGACGGCCAGCCCCACGACCTCACCATCACGCGGGAGTGCGAGCCCGTCATCTTCGAGTAG
- a CDS encoding sigma 54-interacting transcriptional regulator, with translation MPSLKWIADAGRPRSFPVYKKITTIGRGVGNDICVDHASVSDFHAQIVFDGRDFGVATIHGPEVGVNGKGKRKSKIFHGDRLRIGDLEFVFSLYDEVADVADDEDRAAELAGMRKLSEFNRLLLGIRSVSEQMKALLDAVIDVTHADKGFVLLIRDGAVEVAAARDVHSDDLPEGVRHLSDSILQRCIETRQPVIVSDALHDESFKASESVMNLKLCSVMVAPLMAQGQMLGLIYVGNDNVVNLFEASSLDVMSIFAGQASLILQNAILLDELTTDKARMEEALGGGRFGDVIGSCASLREVYKRVDKVARTDINVLITGETGTGKELVARELHQRSSRANGPFVVVNCGAIPENLMESEFFGHVRGAFTGAVQTRIGKFQAAQGGTLFLDEIGEMPLGLQVKLLRVLQERVVMKVGDTKTEPVDIRILAATNRDLEAEIAGGTFREDLYYRLNVVNLHLPPLRERGDDVITLAKVMLDRYAKEFGAKVTGFTPGAVAAMRRYEWPGNVRQLENRLKKALVLADTTLLGADDLDLGEDALEVILPLTEAREQFTRQYILETLERNGGNRTQTARDLGVDPRTIFRYLEREPDAPGPA, from the coding sequence ATGCCGAGCCTCAAATGGATCGCCGACGCCGGCCGCCCCCGCAGCTTCCCGGTCTACAAGAAGATCACCACCATCGGGCGCGGGGTGGGCAACGACATCTGCGTGGACCACGCGTCCGTGTCCGACTTCCACGCGCAGATCGTGTTCGACGGGCGCGATTTCGGGGTGGCGACCATCCACGGGCCAGAGGTGGGCGTCAACGGCAAGGGCAAGCGCAAGTCCAAGATCTTCCACGGCGACCGCCTGCGCATCGGCGACCTCGAGTTCGTGTTCTCGCTGTACGACGAGGTGGCCGACGTGGCCGACGACGAGGACCGCGCGGCGGAGCTCGCCGGCATGCGCAAGCTCAGCGAGTTCAATCGCCTCTTGCTGGGCATTCGCTCCGTGTCCGAGCAGATGAAGGCCCTGCTGGACGCGGTCATCGACGTCACGCATGCGGACAAGGGCTTCGTGCTCCTGATCCGCGACGGCGCGGTGGAAGTGGCCGCGGCGCGCGACGTGCACAGCGACGACCTGCCCGAGGGCGTGCGGCACCTGTCGGACAGCATCCTGCAGCGCTGCATCGAGACGCGTCAGCCCGTCATCGTGAGCGACGCGCTGCACGACGAGTCGTTCAAGGCGAGCGAGAGCGTCATGAACCTGAAGCTCTGCTCGGTCATGGTGGCGCCGCTCATGGCCCAGGGGCAGATGCTGGGGCTCATCTACGTGGGCAACGACAACGTGGTGAACCTGTTCGAGGCGTCCAGCCTGGACGTCATGAGCATCTTCGCGGGCCAGGCCTCGCTCATCCTGCAGAACGCCATCCTGCTGGACGAGCTCACCACCGACAAGGCGCGCATGGAGGAGGCGCTCGGCGGCGGGCGCTTCGGCGACGTCATCGGCAGCTGCGCCAGCCTGCGCGAGGTCTACAAGCGCGTGGACAAGGTGGCGCGCACGGACATCAACGTGCTCATCACGGGCGAGACGGGCACCGGCAAGGAGCTGGTGGCGCGTGAGCTGCACCAGCGCTCGTCACGGGCCAACGGGCCCTTCGTGGTGGTCAACTGCGGGGCCATCCCCGAGAACCTCATGGAGTCCGAGTTCTTCGGGCACGTGCGCGGCGCGTTCACGGGCGCGGTCCAGACCCGCATCGGCAAGTTCCAGGCGGCGCAGGGGGGCACGCTGTTCCTCGACGAGATCGGCGAGATGCCGCTCGGGCTGCAGGTCAAGCTGCTGCGCGTGCTGCAAGAGCGCGTGGTCATGAAGGTGGGCGACACCAAGACCGAGCCGGTGGACATCCGCATCCTGGCGGCCACCAACCGCGACCTCGAGGCGGAGATCGCGGGCGGCACCTTCCGCGAGGACCTCTACTACCGCCTGAACGTGGTCAACCTGCACCTGCCGCCGCTGCGCGAGCGGGGCGACGACGTGATCACGCTCGCGAAGGTCATGCTGGACCGCTACGCCAAGGAGTTCGGCGCCAAGGTCACCGGGTTCACCCCTGGGGCTGTCGCCGCCATGCGCCGCTACGAGTGGCCCGGCAACGTGCGGCAGCTGGAGAACCGCCTCAAGAAGGCGCTGGTGCTGGCGGACACCACGCTGCTGGGGGCCGACGACCTCGATTTGGGTGAAGACGCGCTCGAGGTCATCCTGCCGCTCACCGAGGCGCGCGAGCAGTTCACCCGGCAGTACATCCTCGAGACGCTGGAGCGCAACGGCGGCAACCGCACGCAGACGGCCCGCGACCTCGGGGTCGATCCACGCACCATCTTTCGCTACCTTGAGCGCGAACCGGACGCTCCGGGTCCGGCTTGA